In Aliidongia dinghuensis, the following proteins share a genomic window:
- a CDS encoding glutathione S-transferase family protein, which translates to MTALIFYHSPHTRSTGTRILLEELGAPYTLQAVNMTAGEQRQAGYLAINPMGKVPAIRHGDALVTEQPAIFIYLADLFPAAGLAPAISDPLRGPYLRWLVYYGSCFEPAVVDKALKREPAPPSTCPYGDYDTMLKTVVDALAVGPYLLGERFTAADVLWGTALGWMTRFKLVPDLPAILAYVERVAARPAAAKVRALDEALAAQHKAAAAS; encoded by the coding sequence ATGACCGCGCTCATCTTCTATCACTCGCCCCATACGCGTTCGACGGGCACCCGCATCCTGCTCGAGGAGCTGGGCGCGCCCTATACGCTCCAGGCGGTCAACATGACGGCGGGCGAGCAGCGCCAGGCCGGTTATCTCGCGATCAACCCGATGGGCAAGGTGCCGGCGATCCGGCATGGCGACGCGCTCGTCACCGAACAGCCGGCCATCTTCATCTATCTGGCCGATCTCTTCCCCGCGGCCGGCCTGGCACCTGCCATCAGCGACCCCCTGCGCGGCCCCTATCTGCGCTGGCTCGTCTATTACGGCTCCTGCTTCGAACCCGCCGTCGTCGACAAGGCGCTGAAGCGCGAGCCGGCGCCGCCCAGCACCTGTCCCTACGGCGATTACGACACGATGCTGAAGACGGTCGTCGACGCGCTGGCGGTCGGGCCCTACCTCCTGGGCGAGCGCTTCACGGCGGCGGACGTGCTCTGGGGCACGGCGCTCGGCTGGATGACCCGGTTCAAGCTGGTGCCGGATCTGCCGGCGATCCTGGCCTATGTCGAGCGCGTCGCGGCCCGGCCCGCCGCCGCCAAGGTCAGGGCGCTCGATGAAGCGCTCGCAGCCCAGCACAAGGCCGCGGCGGCCTCCTAA
- the cbiB gene encoding adenosylcobinamide-phosphate synthase CbiB codes for MTHSALLLFLPGQTADRLVILVLALGLDWLVGDLPLIFRYVPHPVVLIGRAIALFDRRLNREARSARTRRWRGVITLVAMVVSAALVGVILSFIATRFGRWSGLVELLIVAVLVAQRSLHDHVVRVMRALDAEGLAAGRVAVSHIVGRDPASLDAHGVARAGIESLAENFSDGVVAPVLAYALAGLPGLIVYKTVNTLDSMIGHKTPRHIAFGWASARFDDLLNLVPARLSGLLVGAAALFVPRGTPVRALRTMLRDAGKHRSPNAGWPEAAMAGALDLALAGPRRYGDIVVTDPWMGDGRARATVADMAAALRVFRVACLLEVLALGTAAVVLTF; via the coding sequence ATGACTCATTCCGCCCTTCTCCTGTTCCTGCCCGGCCAGACGGCCGACCGTCTCGTCATCCTCGTGCTGGCGCTCGGCCTCGACTGGCTCGTGGGCGACCTGCCGCTCATCTTCCGCTATGTGCCGCACCCGGTCGTGCTGATCGGCAGAGCCATAGCCCTATTCGACCGGCGCCTCAATCGCGAGGCGCGGAGTGCCCGGACCCGGCGCTGGCGCGGCGTCATCACGCTCGTCGCCATGGTTGTGAGCGCGGCGCTCGTGGGCGTGATCCTGAGCTTCATCGCCACCCGGTTCGGCCGCTGGAGCGGCCTGGTCGAGTTGCTGATCGTGGCCGTGCTGGTGGCCCAACGCAGCCTCCACGACCATGTGGTCCGCGTCATGCGCGCGCTCGACGCGGAAGGGCTCGCCGCCGGCCGGGTCGCGGTCAGCCATATCGTCGGGCGCGATCCGGCCAGCCTCGACGCCCATGGTGTCGCGCGTGCCGGCATCGAATCGCTCGCCGAGAATTTCTCCGACGGCGTGGTGGCGCCGGTGCTGGCCTACGCGCTGGCCGGCCTGCCCGGCCTCATCGTCTACAAGACGGTCAACACGCTCGACAGCATGATCGGCCATAAGACGCCGCGCCACATCGCCTTTGGCTGGGCATCGGCCCGGTTCGACGATCTCTTGAACCTGGTGCCGGCGCGGCTCTCGGGGCTGCTGGTCGGCGCCGCGGCCCTGTTCGTGCCGCGGGGCACGCCGGTCCGGGCGCTCCGCACCATGCTGCGCGACGCCGGCAAGCACCGCTCGCCCAACGCCGGCTGGCCCGAGGCGGCGATGGCCGGCGCGCTGGACCTGGCGCTGGCCGGCCCGCGCCGCTACGGCGACATCGTGGTGACCGATCCCTGGATGGGCGACGGCCGCGCCCGGGCGACGGTCGCCGACATGGCAGCGGCGCTCCGCGTATTCCGGGTCGCCTGCCTGCTCGAGGTGCTGGCGCTCGGCACCGCGGCCGTGGTGCTCACCTTTTAG
- a CDS encoding sirohydrochlorin chelatase translates to MTERDTVAAGGGYGGDGYLLCGHGSRDLGAVAGFAAIARGLAPQLAGRPFAHGFMELAEPDLEAAVGTLAAAGATRILAIPGFLFAARHVREDLPRLLAAAAARHGVAWHLGRELGADPRLVDALAERAHIAAAGAVAAEPAARAGTGLALVGAGSSDAGANAALTTLAEEVRHALGFGDAIACYASVASPPVGAAVEALAARGFARVLLLPWFLTEGNLLRQARAEARAAAAGRVELAEAEVLGAHPLVLDTLAARAHALAETPSP, encoded by the coding sequence ATGACCGAACGCGACACGGTCGCTGCCGGCGGCGGGTATGGGGGCGACGGGTATCTGCTGTGCGGCCATGGCAGCCGCGACTTGGGCGCGGTCGCGGGCTTTGCCGCGATCGCCCGCGGCCTGGCGCCGCAGCTTGCCGGCCGGCCGTTCGCCCATGGCTTCATGGAGCTGGCCGAGCCCGATCTAGAGGCGGCGGTCGGCACGCTTGCCGCGGCCGGGGCGACGCGAATCCTGGCGATTCCCGGCTTCCTGTTCGCCGCGCGCCATGTGCGCGAGGACCTGCCGCGCCTGCTGGCCGCGGCGGCGGCGCGGCATGGTGTCGCCTGGCATCTGGGGCGCGAGCTTGGCGCCGACCCGCGATTGGTCGATGCCTTGGCCGAGCGCGCCCACATCGCTGCTGCCGGCGCCGTCGCGGCCGAGCCGGCGGCACGGGCCGGTACGGGCCTGGCGCTGGTCGGCGCCGGCAGCAGCGACGCGGGCGCCAATGCCGCGCTGACGACGCTCGCGGAGGAGGTCCGCCATGCGCTGGGCTTCGGCGACGCCATCGCATGCTACGCCTCGGTCGCCTCTCCACCGGTCGGGGCAGCGGTCGAGGCGCTCGCCGCCCGCGGCTTCGCGCGCGTCCTGCTGCTGCCCTGGTTCCTGACCGAGGGCAATCTGCTACGCCAGGCGCGGGCCGAAGCGCGCGCCGCTGCTGCGGGACGCGTCGAACTCGCCGAGGCCGAGGTGCTGGGTGCCCATCCGCTCGTGCTGGACACGCTCGCCGCCCGGGCGCACGCACTGGCAGAGACGCCTTCGCCCTAG
- a CDS encoding ArnT family glycosyltransferase, producing MRLHDTYGLGARLDHLAEGRRPWLLLLLLSLALYLPGLANLPPVDRDEARYIQATRQMLETGDFLHIRFQDEARNKKPAGIYWLQSAVVDGLSSAGSTAVWPYRLVSVLGATVAVLLTFLFGQQIFDRRTALVASGLLAGSLDLVFEAHVATTDAALLATAVAAQGVLAAAYLAPRRGESVGAGLAALFWIAQALAILIKGPVVPAFSLLTILALAIVDRRGGWLKALRPFWGVPLLLVLVLPWLVAIELATQGQFLNEAVGHDFLGKVAGAQEAHGAPPGYYLALLPATFWPGTLFLGFGAVWAWRNRRLPAARFLIAWAVPSWILLEAVPTKLPHYVVPLYPALGLLTAKGLIAAAEEGMGVSRRWVQWLPAVLWAVVGVVLAAGLVVLPLVLDRRASFGGAVAAAAVLAALWHFLWHERARPSVANAGVALVAALLVVAPGFALVLPHVNAIWLSRSAAALVAAERLPDEQLVSTGYTEPSLVFLLGTGTRLLAPAEAAAALVDGTAKLALVADRQDQDFTAAVTAAGRTDRLYGAVRGFDYSNGRWITLRLYRLAPAGS from the coding sequence GTGAGACTCCATGACACTTACGGGCTCGGCGCCCGGCTCGATCATTTGGCCGAAGGGCGCCGTCCCTGGCTTCTGCTGCTCCTTCTTTCGCTGGCGCTCTATCTGCCTGGCCTCGCGAACCTGCCGCCGGTCGACCGCGACGAGGCGCGCTACATCCAGGCGACGCGCCAGATGCTGGAGACCGGCGACTTCCTGCACATCCGCTTCCAGGACGAGGCGCGGAACAAGAAGCCGGCCGGCATCTACTGGCTGCAGTCCGCCGTGGTCGATGGTTTGAGCAGCGCCGGGTCGACGGCGGTCTGGCCCTATCGGCTGGTCTCCGTGCTGGGGGCCACCGTCGCGGTGCTGCTGACCTTCCTGTTCGGCCAGCAGATCTTCGACCGGCGCACGGCGCTCGTGGCCTCGGGCTTGCTTGCCGGCTCACTCGATCTGGTGTTCGAGGCCCATGTCGCAACGACCGACGCCGCACTGCTCGCGACCGCGGTTGCGGCGCAAGGCGTGCTCGCCGCGGCCTATCTGGCACCGCGCCGGGGCGAGTCGGTCGGGGCGGGTCTCGCGGCCCTGTTCTGGATCGCCCAGGCGCTGGCGATCCTGATCAAAGGTCCGGTCGTGCCGGCGTTCTCGCTGCTCACCATCCTGGCCTTGGCGATCGTCGACCGGCGCGGCGGCTGGCTCAAGGCGCTGCGCCCGTTCTGGGGCGTGCCGCTCTTGCTGGTTCTGGTGCTGCCCTGGCTTGTTGCGATCGAGCTTGCGACCCAGGGCCAATTCCTGAACGAGGCGGTCGGCCACGATTTCCTCGGCAAGGTCGCGGGCGCGCAGGAGGCGCATGGCGCGCCACCCGGCTATTACCTGGCCTTGCTGCCGGCGACCTTCTGGCCCGGCACCCTGTTCCTGGGGTTCGGCGCCGTCTGGGCCTGGCGCAATCGCCGGCTGCCCGCAGCGCGATTCCTCATCGCCTGGGCGGTCCCGTCCTGGATCCTGCTCGAGGCGGTGCCGACCAAGCTGCCGCACTATGTCGTGCCGCTCTATCCGGCGCTGGGCCTGCTGACGGCGAAGGGCCTGATTGCCGCGGCGGAGGAGGGGATGGGCGTGTCGCGCCGCTGGGTGCAGTGGCTGCCGGCCGTCCTCTGGGCCGTCGTCGGTGTGGTGCTTGCGGCCGGGCTCGTCGTGCTCCCGCTCGTCCTTGACCGGCGGGCGTCGTTCGGCGGCGCCGTCGCGGCCGCCGCGGTGCTGGCGGCGCTCTGGCATTTCCTGTGGCACGAGCGGGCGCGGCCGAGCGTCGCCAATGCCGGCGTGGCCCTGGTCGCCGCCCTGCTGGTTGTGGCGCCCGGCTTCGCGCTCGTGCTGCCCCACGTCAACGCGATCTGGCTCAGCCGCTCGGCCGCAGCGCTTGTTGCCGCCGAGCGGCTACCCGACGAGCAGTTGGTCTCGACCGGCTATACGGAGCCGAGCCTCGTCTTCCTGCTTGGCACCGGCACGCGGTTGCTCGCCCCGGCCGAGGCGGCGGCGGCGCTCGTCGACGGCACGGCGAAGCTGGCGCTCGTCGCCGATCGGCAGGACCAGGACTTCACCGCCGCGGTCACGGCGGCCGGCAGGACGGACCGGCTTTATGGCGCGGTCCGCGGCTTCGACTACTCGAACGGCCGCTGGATCACGCTCCGGCTCTACCGGCTCGCGCCCGCGGGATCCTGA